A single region of the Nicotiana sylvestris chromosome 6, ASM39365v2, whole genome shotgun sequence genome encodes:
- the LOC104215109 gene encoding lysM domain receptor-like kinase 3: MCRTKMAVDAAQPIPSPSTRSGSPTTPKGSSSRHPQSLSSATSTQPPKSPVPHSGPSNSSNRISYNSNSNSGSEYRLDTSVATTSVSSQASLSSFRSSLPDNPQVYDFADIRAATNNFLAKRYSSTSSSQSWRCTLRGKDVIIFQRRIQKSMEKSELRAKLSVICRSHYRSIIKLLGASISGDHIYLVYDFVAGCNLSLCLRNPKNPSYTVLSTWMSRMQIATDVAHGLDYIHNTTGLDIKPVHKYVKSSGIIVTEPSFNAKICHFGAAELCSVTESKVVTSGGEIGEELSADSPPERRASKTREFEGVRGYMSPEFQLTGVATQKSDVYTFGVVLLELFSGEEPVRYKYDKATGNYRKISVIETATEAVECGGDVEDDGGVGVERRLRKWVDGRLRDSFPVEVAQKVMRLALDCVHVEPDDRPDMRRVAGKISKLYLESKFWSDRVKMPTEISVSLAPR; this comes from the coding sequence ATGTGTAGAACTAAAATGGCAGTGGATGCTGCACAGCCCATTCCAAGCCCATCTACAAGATCTGGCTCTCCAACAACCCCTAAAGGAAGCTCCTCTAGACACCCACAATCTCTATCTTCAGCAACTTCTACCCAACCACCAAAATCCCCAGTTCCTCACTCCGGCCCATCTAACAGCAGCAACCGGATCAGCTACAACTCCAACTCCAACTCGGGATCCGAATACCGCCTCGACACCTCCGTCGCAACCACCTCCGTCTCCAGCCAGGCATCCCTTTCCAGTTTCCGGTCATCCTTGCCGGATAATCCTCAAGTCTATGATTTCGCCGATATTCGTGCCGCCACCAACAACTTCCTCGCCAAGCGTTACTCCTCCACCTCTTCCTCCCAGTCATGGCGTTGCACACTCCGTGGCAAAGATGTAATTATCTTCCAACGAAGAATCCAGAAATCCATGGAGAAATCTGAATTAAGGGCAAAATTATCAGTCATTTGCAGGAGTCATTACAGAAGTATAATTAAACTCCTCGGCGCATCGATTTCCGGCGATCACATTTACTTAGTTTACGATTTTGTCGCCGGTTGTAATCTTTCCCTTTGCCTCCGAAACCCAAAAAATCCTAGCTATACAGTTCTCTCTACCTGGATGTCTCGAATGCAAATCGCCACCGATGTAGCTCACGGCCTTGATTATATTCATAATACTACTGGTTTGGATATAAAACCGGTTCACAAGTATGTAAAGAGTAGTGGTATCATCGTTACAGAGCCTTCCTTTAATGCGAAGATTTGCCATTTCGGAGCGGCGGAGCTTTGCAGTGTAACCGAGAGTAAGGTCGTGACGAGCGGCGGCGAGATCGGCGAGGAGCTGTCAGCGGATTCACCGCCGGAGCGAAGGGCGAGTAAGACTCGTGAATTTGAAGGCGTAAGAGGTTACATGTCGCCGGAATTTCAGCTGACGGGAGTAGCAACACAAAAGTCCGACGTGTACACATTCGGAGTTGTGCTATTGGAATTATTTTCCGGCGAAGAGCCTGTGAGGTACAAGTACGACAAGGCAACCGGAAATTACAGGAAAATCTCCGTTATAGAGACGGCGACGGAAGCGGTTGAGTGCGGAGGCGATGTGGAAGACGACGGCGGCGTAGGCGTGGAGAGGCGGTTGAGGAAATGGGTGGACGGGAGGTTGCGCGACTCGTTCCCGGTCGAGGTGGCGCAGAAGGTAATGCGTTTGGCATTGGACTGTGTACACGTGGAGCCAGATGATAGGCCGGACATGCGCCGCGTGGCGGGTAAGATATCAAAGCTGTATTTAGAGTCCAAATTTTGGTCGGATCGGGTCAAAATGCCCACGGAAATATCCGTATCCTTAGCACCTCGATGA